The Halarchaeum grantii genome includes a window with the following:
- the lwrS gene encoding LWR-salt protein — protein sequence MEARYVFALRVRLDPSTRGVTVDPTEFETRLYREAETPGEDGWLFFRNHLWRGELADDAHFRELAEDALDVTVADAEYRAFEMDDAYRTAFREAVAAELAAFRADSVDEVVNKYLGSSLEVRASSDE from the coding sequence ATGGAGGCGCGGTACGTCTTCGCCCTCCGCGTCCGCCTCGACCCGTCGACGCGCGGCGTCACCGTCGACCCGACCGAGTTCGAGACGCGGCTCTACCGGGAGGCCGAGACGCCCGGCGAGGACGGCTGGCTGTTCTTCCGAAACCACCTCTGGCGCGGCGAGTTGGCCGACGACGCGCACTTCCGCGAGCTCGCCGAGGACGCCCTCGACGTCACGGTGGCGGACGCCGAGTACCGGGCGTTCGAGATGGACGACGCCTACCGGACGGCGTTCCGGGAGGCGGTCGCGGCGGAACTGGCGGCGTTCCGCGCCGACAGCGTCGACGAGGTCGTGAACAAGTACCTCGGGAGTTCGCTGGAGGTGCGGGCGTCATCGGACGAGTAG
- a CDS encoding 4a-hydroxytetrahydrobiopterin dehydratase gives MAETLSDEEVEDRLPPAWELEDDEIVRTYGFDDYLAGVAFASEVGELADEAFHHPTIVIEYDTVEVRFTSHEAGGVTEQDLELAAECDALR, from the coding sequence ATGGCAGAGACACTGAGCGACGAGGAGGTCGAGGACCGTCTCCCGCCGGCGTGGGAACTCGAAGACGACGAAATCGTCCGCACCTACGGCTTCGACGACTACCTCGCGGGCGTCGCGTTCGCGAGCGAGGTCGGCGAACTCGCCGACGAGGCGTTCCACCATCCGACGATCGTCATCGAGTACGACACGGTCGAAGTCCGCTTCACGAGCCACGAGGCGGGCGGCGTCACGGAGCAGGACCTCGAACTCGCCGCGGAGTGCGACGCGCTCCGGTAG
- the hemA gene encoding glutamyl-tRNA reductase — MNRNTSVVSGVRVAHPEATVHDIEAARAESVAALLDTLRAESGVEEAYALQTCNRVEAYVVTADPETGRRALAATGLAEHAASVETGHEESLRHLMRVAAGVESLVLGEDQILGQVRSAYESAVDAGAIGPVLEEGVTKAIRVGERARNETAINEGVVSLGSAAVNLAERELDVADAAAAVIGAGEMGSLAARAFDAAGVAEVVIANRTPEHGEWIVSDLDAPGRAVGLDALPETLTEADVVVAATGSDDPVVTPDVATGAGETFYVDLGQPRDVAPAVAEHEAASVRDLDDLEDVTDETRERRSSAALAVESIIDEEFDRLLSQYKRKRADAVIARMYESAERVKDREVATALSRLESHGDGGVDDAEREVVESLADALVSQMLAAPTQSLRDAAAEDDWETIATAIRLFDPDIEDADPIRLGDERPPARFAAAETEDD; from the coding sequence GTGAATCGGAATACGAGCGTCGTCTCGGGGGTTCGGGTCGCGCACCCGGAGGCGACCGTCCACGACATCGAGGCCGCCCGCGCGGAGAGCGTCGCGGCGCTACTGGACACGCTACGCGCCGAATCGGGCGTCGAGGAGGCGTACGCGCTCCAGACCTGCAACCGCGTCGAGGCGTACGTCGTCACCGCCGACCCCGAGACGGGGCGGCGCGCGCTCGCCGCCACCGGCCTCGCCGAGCACGCCGCGAGCGTCGAGACCGGCCACGAGGAGAGCCTCCGCCATCTGATGCGCGTCGCGGCGGGCGTCGAGTCGCTCGTCCTCGGGGAGGACCAGATTCTCGGGCAGGTCCGCTCGGCCTACGAGAGCGCGGTCGACGCCGGCGCCATCGGCCCCGTCCTCGAGGAGGGGGTCACGAAGGCGATCCGCGTCGGCGAGCGCGCGCGCAACGAGACGGCCATCAACGAGGGCGTGGTCAGCCTCGGGAGCGCCGCCGTCAACCTCGCGGAGCGCGAACTCGACGTCGCGGACGCGGCCGCCGCCGTCATCGGTGCGGGCGAGATGGGGTCGCTCGCCGCGAGGGCGTTCGACGCCGCCGGCGTCGCCGAAGTCGTCATCGCGAACCGGACGCCCGAGCACGGCGAGTGGATCGTCTCGGATCTGGACGCACCGGGGCGTGCGGTCGGCCTCGACGCGCTCCCGGAGACGCTCACCGAGGCCGACGTCGTCGTCGCGGCCACGGGGAGCGACGACCCCGTCGTCACGCCCGACGTGGCCACCGGCGCCGGGGAGACCTTCTACGTCGACCTCGGCCAGCCACGCGACGTCGCGCCCGCCGTCGCCGAGCACGAGGCGGCGTCCGTCCGCGACCTCGACGACCTCGAGGACGTCACGGACGAGACGCGAGAGCGCCGTTCGAGCGCCGCGCTCGCCGTCGAATCCATCATCGACGAGGAGTTCGACCGCCTCCTCTCGCAGTACAAGCGCAAGCGCGCGGACGCGGTCATCGCGCGGATGTACGAGAGCGCGGAGCGCGTGAAGGACCGCGAGGTCGCGACGGCGCTCTCGCGGCTCGAATCGCACGGCGACGGCGGCGTGGACGACGCCGAGCGCGAGGTCGTCGAGTCGCTCGCGGACGCGCTCGTCTCCCAGATGCTCGCCGCGCCGACCCAGAGCCTCCGGGACGCCGCCGCCGAGGACGACTGGGAGACGATCGCGACGGCGATCCGGCTCTTCGACCCCGACATCGAGGACGCGGACCCCATCCGTCTCGGCGACGAGCGCCCGCCCGCACGGTTCGCGGCCGCCGAGACCGAGGACGACTGA
- a CDS encoding precorrin-2 dehydrogenase/sirohydrochlorin ferrochelatase family protein, translating into MIPLALDFSEEAVLVVGGGPVGARKARRFAREARVIVLSPAFADADFGDAELVRTAADADALDDWVGRLDPALVVAATDDADVNDAAVEAARSAGALVNRADHAGDRAFDDVAVPATVRDDPVTVAVSTGGSSPALAKHLRERIEDAVTGAGAMAELTAALRESLQDAAVPPRRRRDAVRAVVRSEPVWKALRSADTKDDQEVDDAVRRVVADVAGDAVSGGPREDETLADVVDEEHIP; encoded by the coding sequence GTGATACCGCTCGCCCTCGACTTCTCCGAGGAGGCGGTGCTGGTCGTCGGCGGCGGCCCCGTCGGGGCGCGCAAGGCCCGCCGGTTCGCCCGCGAAGCCCGCGTCATCGTCCTCAGCCCCGCGTTCGCGGACGCCGACTTCGGCGACGCCGAACTCGTGCGGACGGCGGCGGACGCCGACGCCCTCGACGACTGGGTGGGGCGCCTCGACCCGGCGCTCGTCGTCGCGGCGACCGACGACGCCGACGTGAACGACGCGGCCGTCGAAGCCGCCCGCTCGGCGGGCGCGCTCGTGAACCGCGCGGACCACGCGGGCGACCGGGCGTTCGACGACGTCGCCGTCCCCGCGACGGTGCGCGACGACCCGGTGACCGTCGCCGTCTCGACGGGCGGGTCGAGTCCGGCGCTCGCGAAGCACCTTCGCGAGCGAATCGAGGACGCCGTGACGGGCGCGGGGGCGATGGCAGAGCTGACCGCCGCGCTCCGCGAGTCGCTGCAGGACGCGGCCGTCCCGCCCCGCCGACGGCGCGACGCCGTCCGCGCTGTCGTGCGCTCGGAACCGGTTTGGAAGGCTTTACGTAGCGCAGACACCAAGGACGACCAAGAGGTCGACGACGCCGTGCGGCGGGTGGTCGCGGACGTCGCCGGGGACGCCGTCTCCGGCGGGCCACGCGAGGACGAAACTCTCGCGGACGTCGTCGACGAGGAACACATACCGTGA
- a CDS encoding Lrp/AsnC family transcriptional regulator codes for MTDADLDDTDRAIVNAFQGGFPVVQRPFEPAAHALRSQGIDVDAPTLVERVRRMVEAGTLSRFGALINAEEIGGHATLVAMHAPEERFEAVAETVNAHREVAHNYERAHPHLNMWFVVSVAERERAPDVLDEIEAETGQPTYDLPKQQEFRVEAKFPVEGPLEGVDIDLSHLGPNPSPTDATTLTPAQRDLVVEIQGGLPVSETPYRDVAEAIGADPEWVVETIRQFNVEGKVRRVGVVPNHYALGYSENGMTVWDVPDDAVSEVGPAVASLDFVTHCYERPRHDGVWPYNFFAMTHGRSEAESEARVEQVRDVMAEHWDVGAEDWDTLFSTRILKKTGIRIAERADANTAQADETEQHA; via the coding sequence ATGACCGACGCGGACCTCGACGACACGGACCGCGCCATCGTGAACGCCTTCCAGGGGGGGTTTCCGGTGGTGCAGCGGCCGTTCGAACCGGCCGCCCACGCGCTCCGCTCACAGGGCATCGACGTCGATGCGCCGACGCTCGTCGAGCGCGTTCGTCGCATGGTCGAGGCGGGGACGCTCTCGCGCTTCGGCGCGCTCATCAACGCCGAGGAGATCGGCGGGCACGCGACGCTCGTCGCGATGCACGCGCCCGAAGAGCGCTTCGAGGCGGTCGCGGAGACGGTGAACGCCCACCGGGAGGTCGCGCACAACTACGAGCGCGCGCACCCGCATCTCAACATGTGGTTCGTGGTGTCCGTCGCGGAGCGAGAGCGCGCCCCCGACGTGCTCGACGAGATCGAGGCGGAGACGGGGCAGCCGACCTACGACCTCCCGAAACAGCAGGAGTTCCGCGTCGAGGCGAAGTTCCCCGTCGAGGGCCCGCTCGAGGGCGTCGACATCGACCTCTCGCACCTCGGGCCGAATCCGAGCCCGACGGACGCGACGACGCTGACGCCCGCCCAGCGCGACCTCGTCGTGGAGATTCAGGGCGGTCTCCCGGTCTCGGAGACGCCGTATCGGGACGTCGCCGAGGCCATCGGCGCCGACCCCGAGTGGGTGGTGGAGACGATCCGACAGTTCAACGTCGAGGGGAAGGTCCGACGCGTCGGCGTCGTCCCGAACCACTACGCGCTCGGCTACTCGGAGAACGGCATGACGGTGTGGGACGTCCCGGACGACGCCGTCTCGGAGGTCGGGCCCGCCGTCGCGTCGCTCGACTTCGTGACGCACTGCTACGAGCGCCCGCGACACGACGGCGTCTGGCCGTACAACTTCTTCGCGATGACGCACGGCCGCAGCGAGGCCGAGAGCGAGGCGCGCGTCGAGCAGGTCCGCGACGTGATGGCGGAGCACTGGGACGTCGGCGCGGAGGACTGGGACACGCTGTTCTCGACGCGCATCCTGAAGAAGACGGGTATCCGAATCGCCGAGCGCGCGGACGCGAACACCGCGCAAGCCGACGAGACCGAACAGCACGCGTGA
- a CDS encoding DUF5778 family protein: MTETANADLYRRTVELLKPGDITLHGAVVHTDLDGEEESLLHQLTLEAGDVVAEHAGIEATDTYVYSGNDDERFGVNQHQGLTVDGDEFVWECQQLMRETTYDLVLYWEAGDDLETVVSALEALDGAESVVGITEDGWE; encoded by the coding sequence ATGACGGAGACGGCGAACGCGGACCTCTATCGGCGCACTGTCGAACTCCTGAAACCGGGCGACATCACGCTTCACGGCGCGGTCGTCCACACCGACCTCGACGGCGAGGAGGAGAGCCTCCTCCACCAGCTCACCCTCGAGGCCGGCGACGTCGTCGCGGAGCACGCGGGCATCGAGGCGACGGACACCTACGTCTACTCCGGGAACGACGACGAGCGCTTCGGCGTCAACCAGCACCAGGGGCTCACCGTCGACGGCGACGAGTTCGTCTGGGAGTGCCAGCAGCTCATGCGCGAGACGACCTACGACCTCGTGCTCTACTGGGAGGCCGGCGACGACCTCGAAACGGTCGTTTCGGCCCTCGAAGCACTCGACGGCGCCGAGTCCGTCGTCGGGATCACCGAGGACGGGTGGGAGTGA
- the uppS gene encoding polyprenyl diphosphate synthase, with translation MLRGWVRAQFDAAYEHVLRHELSGAPEHVAVIQDGNRRYARERGDDPSDGHRAGAQTTEDVLDWCAELGVEELTLYAFSTENFDRPPEERERLFDLLERKLTEFADAERVHDQEVRIRAIGETSRLPERVRDAVDYAERRTDSYDGFTLNIALAYGGRAELLGAARDVARAVESGDLSAEDVDVATIERRLHDDRVRDVDLIVRTGGDERTSNFLPWHANGNEAAVFFCTPYWPEFSKVDFLRAIRTYESREASWQRAKAERALALVRAFGSVEVREARAVLSRLREYVPDGVDVDVEGEESASAE, from the coding sequence ATGCTTCGAGGGTGGGTCAGGGCGCAGTTCGACGCCGCCTACGAGCACGTCCTCCGCCACGAGCTCTCGGGCGCGCCGGAGCACGTCGCCGTGATTCAGGACGGGAACCGGCGCTACGCCCGGGAGCGCGGCGACGACCCGAGCGACGGCCACCGCGCGGGCGCGCAGACCACCGAGGACGTCCTCGACTGGTGTGCGGAACTCGGCGTCGAGGAGCTCACTCTCTACGCGTTCTCCACCGAGAACTTCGACCGGCCGCCCGAGGAGCGCGAGCGTCTCTTCGACCTCCTCGAGCGCAAGCTCACGGAGTTCGCGGACGCCGAGCGCGTCCACGACCAGGAGGTGCGCATCCGCGCCATCGGCGAGACGTCGCGCCTCCCCGAGCGCGTCCGCGACGCGGTCGACTACGCGGAGCGCCGGACCGACAGCTACGACGGGTTCACGCTGAACATCGCGCTCGCGTACGGCGGGCGCGCGGAACTCCTCGGCGCCGCCCGCGACGTCGCGCGGGCCGTCGAGTCCGGCGACCTCTCCGCCGAGGACGTGGACGTCGCGACGATCGAGCGCCGCCTCCACGACGACCGCGTTCGGGACGTCGACCTCATCGTCCGCACCGGCGGCGACGAACGCACCTCGAACTTCCTGCCGTGGCACGCGAACGGCAACGAGGCCGCCGTCTTCTTCTGCACGCCCTACTGGCCGGAGTTCTCGAAGGTCGACTTCCTGCGCGCCATCCGCACCTACGAGTCCCGCGAGGCGTCGTGGCAGCGCGCGAAGGCCGAGCGCGCGCTCGCGCTCGTCCGCGCGTTCGGGAGCGTCGAGGTCCGCGAAGCGCGCGCCGTCCTCTCGCGCCTCCGCGAGTACGTCCCGGACGGCGTGGACGTCGACGTCGAGGGCGAGGAGAGCGCGAGCGCGGAGTAG
- a CDS encoding undecaprenyl diphosphate synthase family protein encodes MGLYDRYLDWVVRRDDAATPAHVALVITERDLLENGAYDTLERFLALAFEHGAERVTVYVSVLDRAVVPTLERELAALDAPHPIALRGPGDTERADAPVQVSVGLGGKHEFAEAVRAIADAVEAGDADPETVDEAAVEEHLVFPADPDLVIKTGAERLSDFMIWQSVYSELYFTDVNWRDFRARDYLRALRDYQDRQRRFGR; translated from the coding sequence GTGGGCCTCTACGACCGCTACCTCGATTGGGTCGTCCGCCGCGACGACGCCGCCACGCCCGCGCACGTCGCGCTCGTCATCACCGAACGCGACCTGCTCGAGAACGGCGCGTACGACACCCTCGAGCGCTTCCTCGCGCTCGCCTTCGAGCACGGCGCCGAGCGGGTCACGGTCTACGTCAGCGTCCTCGACCGCGCGGTCGTCCCGACGCTCGAACGCGAACTCGCCGCGCTCGACGCGCCCCACCCCATCGCCCTTCGCGGCCCCGGTGACACCGAACGCGCCGACGCGCCCGTGCAGGTCAGCGTCGGCCTCGGCGGCAAACACGAGTTCGCCGAGGCCGTCCGCGCCATCGCCGACGCCGTCGAGGCCGGCGACGCGGACCCCGAGACCGTCGACGAGGCCGCCGTCGAGGAGCACCTCGTCTTCCCCGCCGACCCCGACCTCGTCATCAAGACCGGCGCCGAGCGCCTCAGCGACTTCATGATCTGGCAGTCCGTCTACAGCGAACTCTACTTCACGGACGTCAACTGGCGGGACTTCCGCGCGAGGGACTACCTCCGCGCGCTCCGCGACTATCAGGACCGCCAGCGGCGGTTCGGACGGTGA